The following is a genomic window from Cupriavidus taiwanensis.
CGGCGTGGGTGAAGGCGCCTTTGGCATGGCCGAACAGCTCGCTGCCCGACAGCTCCGGGCTCAGCATGGTGCAATCCACCACGACGAAGGGCGCGCGATGGCGCTCCGGATCGAGATCGTGGATCAGCCGCGCCAGCAACTCCTTGCCGCAGCCGCTTTCGCCCAGCAGCAGGCAGGTGCCGCGGCCATAGCGGCCCACCTGCGCCACCGCGCGCAAGGTCCCGCGCCATGCCGGCGAGTCGCCGACGGCGCGCTCGCGCAGCCACGGCGCCTCCAGCACCGCCTCGATCTCGGCCAGGCGGCACAGCCGCGCGGCCAGTTCGGTCAGCAACGCGTCATGATCCGGCGCGCAGACCAGGTCGCACAGCGCCGCCGGCCACCACGCCTCGGGGATGCAATGGCAGCGGGTCGCGGCGGTGCACCCGGCGATAAACGCGTCGGCGCGCGGCTCGGCGCGCAGCCAGCGCTGCGCCGCCTCGGTGACGCGATTGCCGTCGGCCACCACCAGCACCGCCAGCATGCCGCGCGCATTCTCGTCCAGCGGCAGGTGGTCCGGCAGGCCATGCTCGTGCAAATCGCGCTCGAGCCTGGCACGATCGTCGTGATACAGCACTACGCGCATCTTGCCCCCGCACGAAAGGGAGATCATCGGCAGCGGCGTTGCGGTACGGGCGCGCTATCTGCACCTGCCATCCGCCGCGGCGCTGCCGGGGTGGATCAGGCGGCGGGCTGGGGGTGTCGGTAGCGATGAGGCCGGCGGTGGCGTGACGCCGTGGGCGCGTCGGGGAGGATCGGCAGGCCGTGGCGGGCCTGTGCGTGCAGCCAGTCGCCGGAGCATCGCCTGCCTGCGAGGGAAACCTGAATCGGCCGCATGGAAGCCCCCCTTGGTTTTTGTCTCAGAATACTAGTCAGCGGCGGCGGGGCAGGCAATATGAAGTTAATTTAAGACTGTGATGCTGCGGCGTTATCGGCGGGCGGAGACGTGGGAACACGACGTTTGTTCCGGGTGCAACGCCTACGGCAAGCGCAAATCCCACAACACATCCGGCACATGTTGCGTGGAGCGCTCGACGCAACCCCCCACGACAGGCAATACCGAGCCGTCGCCACAACGCCGGCCGCAGCGGCCGCATGACGATGCGACTGTCGGGCAATGGCGTAGTGGCCTCATGCGGCAACAGCGCTGCGCCGTAACCTGCTGCTACCGGGCTCTTGATCGCGTCGTTATCGTTCAGCTGAATGCGCGGCGCGGGATGGAGCCCGGCGGCCGTGCGAGGGCAAGCAACACTGCAGCCAGAGGCTACCTGCGCGGAAGCCCGTTTTTACCTGAAGAACTGTCCGGCGGTGAAGATGGATGGCGATGGCGATGGCGATGGTATTCCGTGTGAGACGCCGCCTCTCCAGTGCGCGTTTTGAAGCGCTGGCAAGATCTGTCGAACGGGGTAAAAGCCGGCTGGCGCATCCCAACCCAAGTGGGCCCTCCTATGGAGGGGTGCTTCCAGCTTGTCTGACCGCTTAGCATCGCGCAAAACAATATGCGTAGGAGGGTCATGTGAAAGCGATGCCAGGGCTGGTTCTTTTTGCCGTTGCCGTCGTGCTTCTGGCCATGCTGAAGGCGGCAGCGGCCAGCAAAAGCTCATCCAGGGATTTCCGCTTTGGGCGCAGGTCGCCGTTCTTGCGGCAGGATGAGATACATCTCTACGAACGGCTGACCGCTGCGCTCAAAGACACGCACGTCTTTCCGCAGGTCGCCATGTCCGCGTTTGTGCAGCATAAAGGGAGGTCACAAGCCGCCAGGAATCTCTTCGCTCAGAAGTACGTCGACTATCTCGTATGCGAGCGCCGAACGATGCGACCCCTCTACGTCATCGAACTTGACGGCGCCTCGCACAGTAGCGCAGCAGCTCAGAAGCGCGACAAGCAAAAGAATGACGTTCTCGCATCGGCCGGCATTCCAATCATGCGCTACAAGTCCAAAGACGTGGATCTGAACACTATCCTCAGCGACTACATCAGCGTTGTCCCGCCTCTGCCGGCCAAGGTAGTTGGTTCTTCCGTGGCAGAGGACGAACGAAAGCTGCGGGTCGTGCGCACACCTGTGGCTTGAGGTCAGTCATGCTGAAATATCTGACGCTCGCGATGTTTGCCTTGGCCACGAATGCCTCAAGCCAGACCATATATCAATGTCGAAGCCCCGCGGGGCATGTCACGTTGCAGGACGCCCCGTGTCAGCACGGCGCAAAGACTGAAGCAGTGAGGAAATCCATCGGCCAACGAAACGCGGAATACCGTTCTGAACCCTCTTCGTTCTTCGACCAGGAGGGGCAGAAGCGACTAGCATCAAGCATCGTGTGCCCGTCACTGCGCCAGTCATACCTGGCCGCGGTCAGCCATTCCGAGCGGGCAATGCTCACGAATAATTTCGCCCAGATCCAGAAAGCATCCGAGGCTGTACAGCGAGCCGGTGCGCAGATGTCCCGGTATCGATGCGAATAACAAGCGGCCGAGAGACCTTAACCACTCTGCCGTAGCCGTCCTACGGATGGTTTTCTCTCTGCGGCTGATCGAAAACGCTAAAACCACGCTTCCGAAAGTTTCACTTCCGCCTGCTCCGGCAAAGCGCCTACCCTGCGCCAGGAGCCACGTTGCAGTCCGCACGTGGCCAGCACCCTAACCTGGAGAGCGGCAATGCGGGCAGCACTGATCCTGACCACTGCGGCGGCCATGGCCGTTTCGTCCCTGAGCAGTGCGCAAACGCCGGTCGGCGGCAAGCCGGCCACGGCCGCCACGCGCGCCGCCAATGCCGCCGTCCAGAATGAACTGCCGTTCAACGATCGCTCTGATTTCGAGGATGCCCAGCGCGGCCTGGTGGCAAAACCCGACACGCTGACGATCCGCAACGCCAAGGGCGACGTGGTCTGGGACCTCGAACAATACAAAAGCTACATTGGCCTCGACAAGCCCGCACCGGACACGGTCAACCCGAGCCTGTGGCGCAATGCGCAACTGAACATGCAGCACGGGCTGTTCAAGGTGGCGGACCGCATCTACCAGGTGCGTGGCTTCGACCTGTCCAATATCACGTTCGTGCAGGGCGACACCGGATGGATCGTGCTGGATCCGCTGATTTCCGCCGAAACCGCCAAGGCCTCGCTCGACTTCGTGACCAGGACGCTGGGCCAGCGCCCGGTGGTCGCGGTGATCTACAGCCACTCGCACATCGACCACTACGGCGGGGTCCGGGGCATCGTGGACGAGGCCGACGTCAAGGCGGGCAAGGTCAAGATCTTCGCCCCGCAGGGCTTCACCGAGCATGCCATCAGCGAGAACGTCATCGCCGGCAACGCCATGGGCCGCCGCGCGGTGTACATGTATGGGGCGCTGCTGCCGCGCAACGCGCGCGGCGGCGTCAATGGCGGCCTGGGGCAGACGGTGTCCGCCGGGGCCGCGGGGCTGATCATTCCGACTGACATCGTCAGCAAGACCGGCACGGAGATCACGGTGGACGGCGTCAGGATGGTGTTCCAGATGACGCCGGGCACCGAGGCGCCGGCGGAGATGAACACCTTCTTCCCGCAGTTCCGGGGCATGTGGATGGCCGAGAACACCACCAACACCATGCACAACATCCTGACGCTGCGCGGCGCGCAGGTGCGCGATGCCCTGAAATGGTCGAGCTACCTGAACGAGACCATCGAGACCTACGGCAAGGACGTCGATTTCAAGTTCCAGGCGCACCACTGGCCGATGTGGGGCAATGCCAAGATCATCGACTACTGGAAGAAGCAGCGCGATCTCTACAAGTACACCCATGACCAGTCGGTCAACCTGATGAACAAGGGCTATACCGG
Proteins encoded in this region:
- a CDS encoding alkyl/aryl-sulfatase, encoding MRAALILTTAAAMAVSSLSSAQTPVGGKPATAATRAANAAVQNELPFNDRSDFEDAQRGLVAKPDTLTIRNAKGDVVWDLEQYKSYIGLDKPAPDTVNPSLWRNAQLNMQHGLFKVADRIYQVRGFDLSNITFVQGDTGWIVLDPLISAETAKASLDFVTRTLGQRPVVAVIYSHSHIDHYGGVRGIVDEADVKAGKVKIFAPQGFTEHAISENVIAGNAMGRRAVYMYGALLPRNARGGVNGGLGQTVSAGAAGLIIPTDIVSKTGTEITVDGVRMVFQMTPGTEAPAEMNTFFPQFRGMWMAENTTNTMHNILTLRGAQVRDALKWSSYLNETIETYGKDVDFKFQAHHWPMWGNAKIIDYWKKQRDLYKYTHDQSVNLMNKGYTGEEISELIKLPPELDKFWPNRGYYGTLRHNSRAVYQRYMGWYDGNPSDLNNLPPEMAAKKYVEYMGGEAAVLRRARADFDKGDYRWTAEALKHVVYANPDSKAGKDLLADSLEQLGYQAESGPWRSVYLMGAYELRNGVPKAGGTDVASPDTIKAMPPEMLFDYMAVRLNGPKAAGKKISLNLDFTDLNKQYGLAVENAVLNYGKPLPQADAKITLSKATLDAIQLKQTTVENAIASGDMKVEGRREALGDLLGLLDSFPFWFNIVTP
- a CDS encoding DUF2726 domain-containing protein translates to MPGLVLFAVAVVLLAMLKAAAASKSSSRDFRFGRRSPFLRQDEIHLYERLTAALKDTHVFPQVAMSAFVQHKGRSQAARNLFAQKYVDYLVCERRTMRPLYVIELDGASHSSAAAQKRDKQKNDVLASAGIPIMRYKSKDVDLNTILSDYISVVPPLPAKVVGSSVAEDERKLRVVRTPVA
- a CDS encoding DUF4124 domain-containing protein is translated as MLKYLTLAMFALATNASSQTIYQCRSPAGHVTLQDAPCQHGAKTEAVRKSIGQRNAEYRSEPSSFFDQEGQKRLASSIVCPSLRQSYLAAVSHSERAMLTNNFAQIQKASEAVQRAGAQMSRYRCE